One window of the Williamwhitmania taraxaci genome contains the following:
- the ruvC gene encoding crossover junction endodeoxyribonuclease RuvC — protein MVEKKSTTEKIILGIDPGTNLLGYGIIRVEGKKMELVVMGVIELNKIKDHYLTLKKIFERVSHLVEEYKPDELAIEAPFFGKNVQSMLKLGRAQGVAMTAALMHDIPIFEYAPRKIKMSITGRGESSKEQVAAILQNMLKIKELPKDLDATDGLAAAVCHFFQSNSALPAATKGSGWAAFLSQNPDRIKKV, from the coding sequence ATGGTTGAAAAAAAGTCAACGACGGAGAAAATAATCTTGGGCATCGATCCTGGCACAAATCTGCTTGGCTATGGTATAATTCGCGTGGAAGGCAAGAAGATGGAACTTGTGGTAATGGGCGTTATTGAGTTGAATAAGATCAAGGATCATTACCTTACCCTGAAAAAGATTTTTGAGAGAGTAAGCCATTTGGTGGAGGAGTATAAACCGGATGAGTTGGCCATTGAGGCTCCGTTTTTTGGGAAAAATGTGCAGAGTATGCTCAAACTTGGTCGGGCACAGGGTGTAGCGATGACCGCGGCGCTTATGCACGATATTCCCATCTTCGAGTATGCCCCACGGAAAATTAAGATGAGTATAACAGGGCGGGGTGAATCGTCGAAAGAGCAGGTGGCTGCTATTCTTCAAAATATGCTTAAGATAAAGGAACTGCCAAAGGATTTAGATGCAACTGATGGCTTAGCTGCTGCGGTTTGCCATTTCTTTCAGTCGAATAGTGCATTGCCTGCGGCAACAAAAGGTTCGGGATGGGCGGCCTTTTTGAGCCAGAACCCCGATCGGATTAAAAAGGTATAG
- the greA gene encoding transcription elongation factor GreA yields the protein MAKVDYVTEEGFQRLKAELDQLKNVERPAISRQIAEARDKGDLSENAEYDAAKEAQGLMELKISKLENIVAHARILDETKIDISKVQILNRVTIKNTKTGAKMEYLLVAESEANLKESKLSIGTPIAQALLGKKVGDSVTVTVPSGDVTFEIMEISR from the coding sequence ATGGCCAAGGTAGATTACGTAACCGAGGAAGGCTTTCAGAGATTAAAAGCTGAACTTGACCAACTTAAAAACGTGGAAAGACCTGCCATTTCGCGCCAAATTGCAGAGGCAAGAGACAAGGGCGATCTTTCAGAAAACGCTGAGTACGATGCAGCAAAAGAGGCACAAGGACTCATGGAACTTAAGATCTCGAAACTCGAGAACATTGTTGCTCATGCCCGTATTCTCGACGAAACAAAGATTGACATTTCCAAGGTTCAAATCTTAAATCGCGTTACCATCAAAAACACCAAAACTGGCGCTAAGATGGAATACCTGCTCGTTGCCGAAAGCGAAGCAAACCTAAAAGAGTCTAAACTCTCCATTGGCACTCCCATCGCTCAAGCCCTCCTAGGAAAGAAGGTTGGTGACTCGGTTACCGTTACGGTTCCTTCGGGCGATGTGACTTTCGAAATCATGGAAATTTCGCGATAA
- a CDS encoding S41 family peptidase: MKKLFVLRVQPLLIMALIVIGFLGCSKDDELTADQDANTQLYAAMKSYYLWYDKMPNIDPANYSDPYKLLEAIKYKEVDRYSFVMSKQEFDDYFNRGVYVGFGFSLAFDAQSNLRIAYIFTDSPLKTLGVTRGWSITQINGSVPTSTNLASLLGPANAGVSATIRLVDLNGVVHEATFTKREVAFNSVLVKKVINVGGKNVGYLAFQSFIANSKDELNNAFQYFNEQGVEELVVDLRYNGGGLTSVATQLASLIIGTGNTTKTFFSYIHNSKQSSLDTTIKFDDNPFALQGITKVAFIGTKATASSSELVINGLKPYMNVKLVGENTYGKPVGMYVFTYKNYAFAPICFSTQNSQDVGDYYSGLEVDVLAADDLSRDFGDLQEESFSKALQSLGISAGIRSRAIAPTALMVTPNSEIGKLTGVY, from the coding sequence ATGAAAAAGCTCTTTGTGCTTCGGGTTCAACCGCTTCTTATCATGGCTTTAATCGTCATAGGTTTTTTGGGTTGTAGCAAGGACGATGAATTGACGGCCGATCAAGACGCCAATACGCAGCTTTATGCTGCTATGAAATCTTATTACCTCTGGTATGATAAGATGCCCAATATCGATCCGGCAAATTATTCTGATCCCTATAAATTACTTGAGGCAATCAAATATAAAGAGGTCGATCGATACAGTTTTGTGATGAGCAAACAGGAATTTGACGACTACTTTAATAGAGGCGTCTATGTTGGTTTTGGTTTTTCGCTGGCTTTTGATGCGCAAAGCAACCTTCGTATTGCTTATATCTTTACCGATAGTCCGTTGAAAACACTTGGCGTTACACGTGGTTGGAGTATAACCCAAATAAATGGTAGTGTGCCTACGTCCACTAACTTGGCATCATTGCTGGGTCCGGCAAATGCTGGAGTTTCGGCAACCATTAGGTTGGTAGACTTGAATGGAGTCGTTCATGAGGCTACTTTCACGAAACGTGAGGTTGCGTTTAACAGTGTATTAGTTAAAAAAGTTATAAATGTAGGCGGAAAAAATGTTGGATATTTGGCTTTCCAAAGCTTTATTGCCAACTCAAAGGATGAGTTAAATAACGCGTTCCAATACTTCAACGAACAGGGAGTGGAGGAGTTGGTGGTTGATTTGCGCTATAATGGTGGTGGTTTAACATCCGTAGCAACTCAGCTGGCCAGCCTGATTATTGGGACTGGTAATACTACTAAAACATTCTTTAGTTATATTCACAACAGCAAGCAATCGAGTCTTGATACTACTATTAAATTCGACGACAATCCTTTTGCATTGCAGGGTATTACTAAGGTTGCATTTATTGGAACGAAAGCTACGGCTTCTTCGAGTGAGTTGGTTATAAATGGGCTCAAGCCATATATGAATGTAAAATTGGTTGGGGAGAATACATATGGAAAACCGGTTGGTATGTATGTCTTTACCTACAAGAACTACGCTTTTGCTCCCATTTGTTTTTCTACCCAGAATTCACAAGATGTAGGCGATTATTACAGTGGTCTTGAAGTGGATGTTTTGGCTGCTGATGATTTGTCCCGCGATTTTGGTGACTTACAGGAAGAGAGTTTCTCTAAAGCGCTTCAATCATTAGGTATTTCAGCGGGCATTCGCAGCCGGGCGATTGCACCAACAGCATTGATGGTAACACCTAATAGCGAGATTGGAAAGTTAACGGGAGTATACTAA
- a CDS encoding HIT family protein, with protein MSTIFTRIVNGEIPSYKIAEDEDYYAFLDINPMAKGHTLVIPKKEIDYIFALDQQTLAGLILFAQRIAHAIELAIPCKRIGVAVLGLEVPHAHIHLVPLNTESDIDFRKPKIKLTPEEFKGLAEAITKEFI; from the coding sequence ATGTCAACAATATTCACCCGCATTGTTAATGGAGAAATCCCCAGCTACAAAATAGCCGAGGACGAAGACTACTATGCCTTTCTCGACATTAACCCAATGGCTAAAGGGCACACCCTCGTTATTCCGAAGAAAGAGATCGATTACATTTTTGCTCTGGATCAGCAGACACTGGCAGGGCTAATACTTTTTGCCCAACGCATTGCACATGCCATTGAACTGGCAATTCCTTGCAAGCGCATTGGCGTAGCTGTTCTTGGGCTGGAAGTACCGCATGCCCACATCCATCTTGTTCCGCTTAACACCGAAAGCGACATAGACTTTCGCAAACCAAAGATTAAGCTCACGCCTGAGGAGTTTAAAGGACTTGCAGAAGCAATCACCAAAGAATTCATATAG